Proteins from a genomic interval of Trifolium pratense cultivar HEN17-A07 linkage group LG6, ARS_RC_1.1, whole genome shotgun sequence:
- the LOC123892262 gene encoding subtilisin-like protease Glyma18g48580, producing MGRSIFCLHDLLFSSLLIFTLLLNHVHANKKCYIVYLGAHLHGPTPSTADLEIATSSHYDLLGSILGSEEKAKEAIIYSYNKQINGFAAILEEEEAAQIEKNPKVVSVFLSKKHKLHTTRSWEFLGLRGNDMNSAWQKGRFGENTIIANIDSGVWPESMSFNDRGIGPIPAKWRGGNICQINKLNGSSKVPCNRKLIGARFFNKEFESFNGKLPGSQQTARDFVGHGTHTLSTAGGNFVPGASIFGIGNGTVKGGSPRSRVATYKVCWSLTDAESCFGADVLAAIDQAISDGVDLISVSAGGETSTSSEAIFTDEVSIGAFHALARNILLVASAGNDGPTPGSVVNVAPWVFTVAASTLDRDFSSNITIGNKTITGASLFVNLPPNQSFTVVNAIDAKFANATSRDAQFCRPGTLNPSKVKGKIVACVREGKVKSVSEGQEALSAGAKGVILKNQPKVSGRTLLSEPHVLSTISWHEDHPKTRQHNIDLIPTDIKSGTKIRMSQAETINGRKPAPVMASYSSRGPNKVQPSILKPDVTAPGVNILAAYSLFASASNLITDTRRGFPFNVMQGTSMSCPHVVGTAGLIKTLHPNWSPAAIKSAIMTTATTRDNTNKPITDTFENTLANPFAYGSGHIQPNSAIDPGLIYDLTIIDYLNFLCASGYNQQLISSLNFNKTFRCSGSHSINDLNYPSITLPNLGLNVVNVTRRVTNVGPPSTYFVKAQLPGYKIVVVPNSLNFKKIGEKKTFQVVVQATSGTPRRKYQFGELIWTNGKHNVRSPITVRRK from the exons ATGGGTCGCTCCATTTTTTGTCTTCATGACCTTCTTTTTTCATCTCTTCTTATTTTCACTTTGTTGCTTAATCATGTTCATGCCAACAAAAAG tGTTACATTGTATACTTGGGAGCACATTTACATGGTCCAACCCCTTCCACTGCTGACCTTGAAATTGCTACATCTTCACATTATGATTTATTGGGTTCAATCTTGGGAAG TGAAGAGAAAGCAAAAGAAGCAATAATTTATTCATATAATAAACAGATCAATGGGTTTGCAGCTATACTTGAAGAGGAAGAAGCTGCACAAATTGAAA AAAACCCGAAGGTTGTATCTGTGTTCTtgagtaaaaaacataaattgcaCACTACACGTTCATGGGAATTTCTTGGATTGCGTGGAAATGATATGAACTCAGCTTGGCAAAAGGGAAGATTTGGTGAAAATACCATCATAGCTAACATTGATTCAG GTGTTTGGCCCGAATCTATGAGTTTTAACGACAGAGGAATAGGCCCAATTCCAGCAAAGTGGCGTGGGGGTAACATTTGTCAAATTAACAAACTCAATGGTTCTAGCAAAGTTCCATGTAACAG GAAGCTAATTGGAGCGAGATTTTTCAACAAAGAATTTGAATCATTCAACGGAAAACTTCCTGGTTCACAACAAACAGCACGTGACTTTGTAGGCCACGGTACTCACACACTATCAACAGCaggtggaaacttcgtaccagGTGCAAGTATATTCGGTATTGGCAACGGTACTGTAAAAGGTGGTTCACCAAGATCAAGAGTTGCAACCTACAAAGTGTGTTGGTCACTAACAGATGCCGAGAGTTGTTTTGGTGCTGATGTATTAGCTGCGATTGATCAAGCAATTAGTGATGGTGTTGATTTAATCTCAGTTTCTGCCGGAGGCGAAACTAGTACAAGTTCTGAAGCAATTTTCACTGATGAGGTTTCAATAGGTGCATTTCATGCACTTGCTAGAAATATATTATTGGTTGCTTCAGCTGGAAATGACGGACCTACCCCTGGAAGTGTAGTTAATGTTGCTCCTTGGGTGTTCACAGTTGCTGCTAGTACATTAGATAGAGACTTCAGCAGTAATATTACCATTGGTAACAAAACAATCACG GGAGCCAGTCTTTTTGTAAACTTGCCTCCTAACCAGTCCTTTACTGTCGTGAATGCTATTGATGCTAAGTTTGCCAATGCGACAAGTCGAGATGC ACAATTTTGTAGACCAGGAACACTTAATCCTTCAAAAGTGAAGGGTAAAATAGTGGCTTGTGTTCGAGAAGGGAAAGTAAAATCAGTTTCTGAAGGTCAAGAAGCTTTATCTGCAGGAGCAAAGGGAgtgattttgaaaaatcaacCTAAAGTTAGTGGAAGAACACTTCTTTCTGAGCCTCATGTTTTGTCTACTATCAGTTGGCATGAGGATCATCCAAAAACAAGACAACATAATATTGACTTAATTCCCAC ggACATAAAGTCGGGTACTAAAATAAGAATGTCACAAGCAGAAACTATTAATGGAAGAAAACCAGCTCCAGTTATGGCTTCATACTCATCTAGAGGACCAAATAAAGTTCAACCATCAATACTCAAG CCTGATGTAACTGCTCCAGGTGTGAACATACTTGCTGCATATTCATTGTTTGCAAGTGCATCTAATTTAATAACAGACACTCGTCGAGGATTTCCTTTCAATGTCATGCAAGGAACTTCTATGTCTTGTCCTCATGTTGTTGGCACTGCCGGACTTATCAAAACACTTCATCCTAATTGGAGTCCAGCGGCTATTAAATCAGCTATCATGACCACTG CAACCACAAGAGATAACACCAACAAGCCAATTACCGATACATTTGAAAATACATTAGCAAATCCATTTGCATATGGTTCGGGACATATTCAACCCAACAGTGCAATAGATCCGGGACTTATTTATGATCTAACCATTATTGATTACTTAAACTTCTTATGTGCTTCTGGATATAACCAACAACTAATTTCATCACTTAATTTCAATAAGACATTTAGATGTTCAGGGTCACATAGCATAAATGACTTGAATTACCCTTCAATCACATTACCAAATCTTGGATTAAATGTTGTTAATGTGACTAGGAGAGTTACCAATGTTGGGCCACCAAGTACATATTTTGTAAAAGCCCAATTGCCCGGATATAAAATTGTTGTTGTTCCAAATTCCTTGAATTTCAAGAAAATTGGTGAAAAGAAGACATTTCAAGTTGTAGTTCAAGCAACAAGTGGGACTCCAAGAAGGAAATATCAATTTGGTGAATTGATATGGACAAATGGAAAACACAATGTTAGGAGTCCAATTACTGTTCGACGCAAATGA
- the LOC123892992 gene encoding MDIS1-interacting receptor like kinase 2-like, whose protein sequence is MILSSWQIMFIILSVLPTLSWSQAESQALLKWKNSFDNQSQTLLSTWKNTTNPCKWQGITCDKKSNSISTINLENFGLKGTLHSLPFSSFPNLITINIYNNHFYGTIPPQIGNMSKINVLNFSLNPFDGSIPQEMCTLKSLQKLDLSQCKLSGSIPSSIGNLSNLLFLDLGTNNFSGGPIPPEIGKLNKLGFLAIPKSKLIGSIPQEIGFLRNLIYLDLTRNSLTGVIPETIGNLSKLDTLILSNNTKISGPIPHSLWNLSSLRLIYFNNMSLSGSIPDSIQNLVNLDTLALDINHLSGTIPSTIGKLKKLYSLYLGTNRFSGSIPDSIGDLINLEDFSVQENNLSGTIPASIGDLKWLNVFEVATNKLHGRIPVGLYNITNWYSFVVSENQLVGHLPPKICSGGQLRYLNADQNHFTGPVPTSLKHCDTIERIRIEGNLIEGDIAQDFGVYPNLRYLDLSDNKFHGQISSNWGKSLDLDTFKISNNNVSGGIPLDFIGLTKLGRLHLSSNQLTGKLPKELGDIKSLVELKISNNHFTDNIPTEFGLLPILNELDLGGNELSGTIPMEVAKLPRLRRLNLSRNKFVGSIPVQFGSDLESLDLSGNFLNGKIPTTLENLMQLSMLNLSHNMLAGTIPQNFERSLVFVNISDNRLEGPLPKIPAFLNAPFESLKNNKGLCGNITGLVRCATNHSNKSKNVLRSVFIALAALIFVLCMVGISMYILRRRQKPKEESQTVEEAQKGVLFSIWSHDGKMMFENIIEATENFDDKYLIGVGSQGNVYKAELSAGTVVAVKKLHLVTDEEMSTFSSKSFKSEIETLAEIKHRNIIKLIGFCSHSKFSFLVYNFLEGGSLDHILNNDTQATAFDWEKRVNVVKGVTNALSYLHHDCSPPIIHRDISSKNVLLNLDYEAHVSDFGTAKFLKPGLLSWTQFAGTFGYAAPELAQTMEVNEKCDVYSFGVLALEIIMGKHPGDLISLFLSPSTRPMANDMLLMDVLDERPQQVMKPIDEEVILITKLAFACLRQNPCSRPTMEQVSKMLAAEKSPLETQLCMIRLGQLQ, encoded by the exons ATGATTCTCTCTAGCTGGCAAATTATGTTCATTATTCTCTCAGTCCTTCCAACACTCTCATGGTCACAAGCTGAATCACAAGCTTTGTTAAAATGGAAAAATAGCTTTGATAACCAAAGTCAAACACTCTTATCAACTTGGAAAAATACCACAAATCCATGCAAATGGCAAGGAATTACCTGTGATAAAAAATCCAATTCCATTTCTACCATAAACCTTGAAAACTTTGGACTAAAAGGTACACTTCACTCTCTTCCATTTTCTTCATTCCCAAACCTTATAACCATAAATATCTACAATAACCACTTTTATGGAACTATTCCACCACAAATAGGTAACATGTCAAAAATAAATGTGTTGAATTTTTCTTTAAACCCTTTTGATGGTTCCATTCCACAAGAAATGTGCACATTAAAAAGTTTACAAAAGCTTGATCTTTCTCAATGTAAACTAAGTGGATCAATTCCTAGTTCAATAGGAAATTTATCCAATTTATTATTTCTAGATTTAGGTACCAACAATTTTTCTGGTGGTCCTATTCCTCCTGAGATTGGAAAATTgaacaaattagggtttctaGCAATTccaaaaagtaaattaattgGTTCAATTCCACAAGAAATTGGTTTCTTGAGAAATCTTATTTATCTTGATTTAACAAGAAATTCTTTAACTGGTGTTATACCTGAAACTATAGGTAATTTGAGCAAATTAGATACACTTATACTTTCTAATAACACCAAAATTTCAGGACCAATTCCACACTCTTTGTGGAATTTGTCTAGCTTGAGATTGATCTACTTTAACAACATGAGTCTTTCTGGATCAATTCCTGATTCTATACAAAACTTGGTTAATTTGGATACTCTTGCACTTGATATTAATCACCTTTCTGGAACCATTCCTTCTACAATTGGAAAGTTGAAAAAACTATATTCTTTGTATTTGGGAACAAATCGTTTTTCTGGATCGATTCCGGATTCTATAGGAGATTTGATAAATTTGGAAGACTTTAGTGTCCAAGAAAACAATCTTTCAGGAACTATTCCAGCTTCAATTGGAGATTTGAAGTGGCTCAATGTGTTTGAAGTAGCTACTAATAAACTTCATGGTAGAATTCCAGTTGGACTTTATAACATTACTAATTGGTATTCCTTTGTTGTGTCTGAGAATCAATTAGTTGGTCATTTGCCGCCGAAAATATGTTCTGGTGGACAATTAAGGTACTTGAATGCTGATCAAAACCATTTCACGGGTCCAGTACCAACAAGTTTGAAACACTGTGATACCATTGAAAGAATCAGAATTGAGGGAAATTTAATAGAAGGTGATATAGCACAAGATTTTGGTGTATATCCGAATTTACGATACCTTGATCTGAGTGACAATAAGTTTCATGGCCAAATTTCATCTAACTGGGGGAAGTCTCTTGATCTTGATACTTTCAAGATATCCAACAACAATGTTTCTGGTGGTATACCATTGGATTTTATTGGTTTAACCAAGCTAGGTAGACTTCATCTTTCTTCGAATCAATTGACCGGGAAACTTCCGAAGGAATTAGGAGACATAAAATCATTAGTGGAACTTAAGATAAGTAACAATCATTTTACAGATAACATTCCAACAGAATTTGGATTGCTGCCAATACTTAATGAGTTGGATCTCGGAGGAAACGAGTTGAGTGGAACGATACCGATGGAAGTTGCAAAGCTACCAAGGTTACGAAGATTGAATTTGAGCAGAAACAAATTCGTAGGAAGTATTCCCGTGCAGTTTGGTTCAGATTTGGAATCACTTGATCTTAGTGGAAATTTTTTGAATGGAAAAATACCAACAACCCTTGAAAACTTGATGCAGTTGTCAATGCTGAATCTCTCACACAATATGCTTGCAGGAACCAttcctcaaaattttgaaaggAGTTtggtttttgttaatatatcaGACAACCGGTTAGAAGGGCCACTTCCGAAAATTCCAGCTTTTCTTAATGCTCCGTTTGAATCACTCAAAAATAACAAAGGCTTATGTGGAAATATCACAGGTTTGGTTCGTTGTGCAACAAACCATAGTAACAAGAGCAAAAATGTCCTCCGATCAGTATTCATTGCGTTAGCAGCTCTAATATTTGTGTTGTGCATGGTTGGAATTTCAATGTATATTTTGCGTCGAAGACAAAAACCAAAGGAAGAAAGCCAAACTGTAGAAGAAGCACAAAAAGGAGTACTCTTTTCAATTTGGAGTCATGATGGAAAAATGATGtttgaaaatataattgaaGCTACTGAGAATTTTGATGATAAATATCTCATTGGAGTTGGAAGTCAAGGAAATGTCTACAAGGCAGAGTTGTCTGCAGGTACGGTTGTAGCTGTTAAGAAGCTTCATTTAGTAACAGATGAAGAAATGTCAACTTTCAGTTCAAAGTCTTTTAAGAGTGAGATTGAAACCTTGGCAGAAATCAAACACAGGAACATCATTAAACTTATTGGATTTTGCTCACATTCTAAGTTCTCATTTTTGGTTTACAACTTCTTGGAAGGTGGAAGCTTAGATCATATCCTAAACAATGACACACAAGCCACTGCGTTTGATTGGGAAAAGAGAGTGAATGTTGTTAAAGGTGTGACCAATGCTTTGTCCTACTTGCATCATGATTGCTCACCTCCAATTATTCACCGCGACATATCAAGCAAGAATGTCCTTCTTAATCTTGATTATGAAGCTCACGTCTCCGACTTCGGGACAGCAAAGTTTCTAAAGCCTGGTTTACTTAGTTGGACCCAATTTGCAGGCACTTTTGGATATGCAGCACCAG AGTTAGCACAAACAATGGAAGTGAATGAGAAATGTGATGTATACAGCTTTGGAGTACTTGCATTAGAAATCATAATGGGAAAACATCCGGGAGAtctcatttcattatttttgtcACCATCTACAAGGCCAATGGCTAATGATATGTTGCTGATGGATGTTTTAGATGAACGACCTCAACAAGTTATGAAACCGATTGATGAGGAGGTTATCTTGATTACAAAGTTGGCATTTGCTTgcttgaggcaaaatccatgtTCTCGTCCAACAATGGAACAAGTATCTAAGATGCTTGCAGCAGAAAAATCACCTTTGGAGACTCAACTTTGCATGATCAGACTAGGACAACTTCAATAA